In the Desulfosporosinus acidiphilus SJ4 genome, TTGATTTAGCTTTGGCTGGAGATTCTACTATTACGAGTGTTTTCGACATAACTTCACCTCAAAATAAACTTAAGACCCTTTTAGATTTTGTCTTCCAACGATATAAGACTTAATTCATTTCTATTTGCGAATTTATTAAATAACTATTAATACAGAAATTTCTAACTAAAGAACCGACACTTCAGATATTGAAGAATTAATTTTAAACATTGGTAAAACTAATGCCTATCTTAACGCCTTTTTAACCGTATGTCTAGCGTTCATGATCTAATACATAATTTTGTCCGGGTAATTGTTTGACTTTCCCCTGTAATTGCAATTCCAATAAGGCTAAAGAAAGTGAAGCAGCCGGCAAGGTAGATTGTAAAGCAAGCTGGTCAATATGAAGAGGAATATCACTGAGTTGCTCTAGAACAGCTCTTTGCTCATCATTCTCAGGAATTATGTTAAGGTCCATCTGGCGATGGTTAAATGAACTCTCTTGAGGTTTCCCGGAAAAGGAACATTCATTCCAGATATCTTCGAATCCTGCGGCGATTTTTGCTCCTTGCCGCAAAAGATTATGAGGGCCGCGACTTAAGGGACTGAAGATAGGGCCGGGGACAGCAAAAACGTCGCGCCCTTGTTCTAAGGCGAAATCAACTGTAATCATTGCACCGCTCCGTTCGGCTGCTTCCACCACCACGACCCCGCACGAAGCTCCGCTGATCAACCGATTCCGCGCAGGAAAATTAGCTGCCAGCGGCGGTGTCCCAGGAGGGAATTCGCTGATTAGTGCACCTTTAACCAGGATATTTTCAGCTAAAAGATTATTTTCCCGAGGATAGATTTGGTCTAAGCCACATCCCAAAAACGCCCAGGTTATCCCATTACCTTCGAGAGCTCCATGATGAGCAGCCGTATCAATACCGCGAGCTAGTCCGCTGACGACAGTAATCCCTTGGGCTGACGCTTCATGAGCCAGCATACGCGCAGCAGATTTTCCGTAGGCGCTTGCCCGTCTTGAGCCGACGATTGCCAACGCTTCCGAATTGGAGTCAAGACTTCCGCGATAATATAAGATAGGCGGAGGGTCCGGTATTTCTAGTAATGAGGGGGGATAATGAGGGTCCAGGGGAATGATCACTTTAATGCCCTGTTCCCTTAGATCAGCTCCAATTTTCCAGGGATCGATTCGTTTTCGCTGCTTAAGAACTTCAATAATCCATTGACCTTGAGGTTTTATTTTTAGATAGTCATTATCGGCAGCATCCCACGCTTGACTGGCGCTTCCAAAGCAGGCAATAAGCAGCCGCAAATGTTGACTTCCTACACCTTTTAGGGTACGGAATGCTGCCCGAAAGAGTTTTTCTTTATCAATATCAATCTCCACTCCAAGTACCTCCTTTGCCCACCATTTCGGGGCTTAAGGACGCATCTCCTGCGTGGAAACATGTTGATTTTTCAGATATCAAGTAAAATAATGAAAGAATTCGGAGATACTCGACTAATCCGCCTAAGCTCCTTTGGCACGTCGTGCTGTTCGTTTCCTCGGGGTTAAGGTGGATTTTGGCTTTCTTTCTTCCGATTGAGAGGCAGCCTCCTGATTATCCACATCAGGATTGGTTTCTATTTTCTCCTTTTCTTGCTCAGTTAAAGCAATACTGGCCCGCAGGGCTTCCATTAAATCAACTACTTGGCCACCTTTCACTGGACTTTCTACTTTAAAGCTTTCTCCAGTTATCTTGCTTTCAATCATCTCGGCCACTTGTTCATGGACTTCGTCCCTGTATTTTTCCGGTTCAAAAGGCCGGGCTAAATTATCAATCAGTTGTCGGGCCATGCTTAATTCCGTCTCTGTCGGGACAATTCTGCCCCAAGTTGCATCCATATGCCGAATTTCTTGAGGATAGTGCATCGTCTCAAGGACCAACCCCTCTTCAAAAACTCGCAGACAAGCTAAGTGTTGTTTAGATCGCATGGTAACGCGGGCTAAAGCAACCTTCCCACTTTCCACCATGGCTTGGCACAACAAACGATAGGCTTTCTGAGCTGCCTCTTCCGGGGATAAGTAATATGATTTATCGTAATATATCGGATCGATTTCACTTAAATTAATGAAGTCAAGAATTTCAATAGAACGGCTCGTGGGTTGTTCTAAGGCAGCCAGTTCTTCGTCCTCGAGAATCACATAACGATCCTTTTCATATTCGAATCCCTTGACTAAGTCAGCCATTTCAACTTCCTTCTCACAGTTAGGGCATTTCTTAATTGATCGGATGCGATGCTGACAATCTTTATGCAAATAATTAAATTTGAATTCCTGAGATTCCGTGGCTGTGTGCATCTTAACAGGAACATTTACCAAACCAAAGCTGATCGAACCTTTCCATAAAGTATGCATAAAGTCACCTCCTCAACATAGTGTGAACCGCAAAGGATAGATTAATGCAATATAATAATCTTACTCACACAACAAAACATACCTGGCATCAGCAGGAATAAAAACAAAAACTCTGCTCTAAATCGAGCAAAGTTTCAAGTAAATTGATAGTAATGGTGCTGTCACTGTTATTAGTGGGAATTTAGCAAGTGAGCGAGCCTCGGAATGCTGAGTGAACGATGTGGGCGAAGCTGCCTGATCCGAAGGTATGAACTTGATTAATATCACGAGAATGTGTATACTTTGTATAAACGTTTTAATGAAATAGCGGTGATATTATGGAAGCAATGGCACGAAAATGGGGAAATAGCATTGGCATAAGAATTCCTGCTTCAATGGCTAATTCAATAAAAATCACTGACGGAACCCCCATTGACGTTGAACTTGATGGCGAAAGGATCATAATTACCCGAAAAAAATTCGACTTAAAAGAATTACTTGCCCAAATTCCAGATGAATACGAGCCGGAAGAGATCGATTGGGGAGAACCCGTGGGAGAAGAGATATGGTGAGCCAGTACGTTCCAGAACGCGGTGACATAGTATGGATTCAGTTAAATCCACAGCTCGGGCATGAGCAGCAAGGAACTAGACCGGCTTTAGTTTTATCTGCAAAAGAATATAACAGCAAGACAGGGATGGGTATATTTTGCCCAATTACAAGCCGGGTGAAGGGCTTCCCATTTGAAGTTAAACTTCCGGAGAAATTGGAAATCAGAGGTGTTGTCTTGGCCGACCAAATTAAATCCCTGGATTGGCGAAGCAGAAATGCCAGTTTCATATGCAAAGTGGCAGAGGAAATCATGGAAGAGGTTATTCTTAAACTAGAAGCAATTATAAAGTAAGTTCCTTCATTAAAGCAACTTCCCGCTAAAATCACGTTCACAAACTAGCACTTATCTCTTTTAGTCTCCAAACAACAGTGCTGGCCAGTACAGCGTAATCTTCTGTTGGTAAAATCGAAGGTGCCGAAGAATCAAAGAGAATAGTTCCCGAAGCCGGAAATTCATCATCTTCCCTCCAGAGAATTAATGCAACCGGCACACGTGGAAAAACTCTAAGGGTCATTCCCACATCTCCATGTCCATTTGTATTTCCTCCTAAATGGCTGACCACTTCTTGCAGTTTATCCGGATTAACACCGAAAGATCTGACCAGTGGATCGATGGCCCTGTGAGTAAAGGGCTGAATGTAGATATTTCCTCCTGGCAACTCTTTGAACGATATCAAAGAACCTGTTTCTTTATCCTCAGAAATATTTGTCAGATAATGCAGGATTAATATTTGAGTGGGTACAGGCAATTCTTTCCGGGATGAACTATCAACGGACTTGAAAATTGCGCTTGGATAGTCCAGAGTGTATTGCTCCCCTAAAAAAGGAATAAAAAGAGTGTTGTCACCACGAGGATAACCAGAATAGTGAGCGATCTCTTCAATAGAGCTTGCTCTAAACTTTTCCAGCGCCAATTGCTGAGCTGCCGAATAATTAACCATACTCCTGCTCCTTCTTTCTCCAACGCTTACCAATAGTTGTCTGTTTTCCGGATAACTTTTCGTACTTAAATTACCTAATCATTATGGTAGTCATCAATACATGTTCCAAAAATAGTAAAATTTGCTTATTTAATTATATCTTCTTTTTATTTAAATACCATATAAATGCCATCACTTTTTGCCAAATTAGCCAATAGAATTAAAGTTTATAAATACATATCATGGCTGTAAAATCATATACTATCAATGCTTTCGTCAAATAGATGTTGAAACTACCACATGAAGGGAGGATTCCACATGTCAAGACGACGCAAGAGCATGATGTCTTATCAGTTAAAAGAGCAAATCGCTCAAGAGTTAGGTTTTGCTGGAACCCTTCACCAAGAAGGTTTCGGAGGAGTTTCTTCAAGGGACTGTGGGAATATGGTGAAAATGGCTATTGAATTGGCCGAGCGTAACCTTCCTGGGAATAAAACAACAACTTAATCTCCAAGCTATTTTTAAAAATAGCGACTTGTCAAGAACCGAGCAATTGCTCGGTTCTTCGCATTTCTGAATCAGCTCCAATGATTTTCCCGCTAGAAAAGCTTTGGTACGTTTTTCTTGAGGCCTGCCAAGAGATACTGCTCTGCTTGGATTTCCGATAGTATAGCAACAGAATTAGCCAGATATCCCTTTAGGATTTCCGGCTAACTAAGCTAAAGGTTATTCTTTACTAATTTCTTTTTTATGAGCCATAGTAATATAACATAAACCATAACCTAAAACTGAAAAGACTGAGGCCGTAAGAAAAAAATCAAAACTCATCTCTTTTATACCTTCCCATTTTAGTTTCTGCCAATGGCCAATGTCGTTTTAATTATCACGTCAAGTTTAGTTAAATCTTTGAGCTCCATATGCCAGGAAAGCCTTCTCCCAATTATCAACATAAGATCCGGTAGCCCATTCAGACATAATCACTGCCTCCCCTTCTTTCAATTTTAGGTCAGTCAGGGGTTCGCGATCTAACCGGTCGTTAGTTATTCCATAGACATATAGCTCAGTTTTGGTTGTAATTAAGGCGATGTCCCGATTAGGTGAAGTAAACGCATCCGTTGCATCGGGTATTCGGTCTTTGATATTTTGCCAGCTCAGACACAAAGTATCGTAGGAAATCATTTTAGCAGGCGGGATCAGATTGACATTATAGTCTATGTAACGGGGGGATCCTTCATATTGATAGTTTACCCTTCCCTGGAGATACCAATGCCCATTTTTGCGGGCCAGTCCAAAATTCTCTCCACTCCGGTCATTATCCTTTGGCAAAATTCCTTCGTTTTTTAAGGCTTGAAGGACTTGCGCTCTAGCATTGTTATAAACGTTCGAACCGCCATTTTCCAGCAAGTCAGATATTTTAACACCTTCCTGAGCTGAGATTTTGTCGACAGGTAATACTTGCAATTGATCGACACCATCAATTTTATTTTCTATGGTAACGTAATCATTACCTACATAATCGATAATTCTTTGCTGGTTTTTCTCGGAAACAACCGATTTGTTCGTTTTCATAGTTTTTGATTGGTTTTCCAAGATCTTTGTCGAAATGTCGTGTGCCGATAATTCATCGTCTTTTAAAGCTCCAGTGATTACTTTTTGTGCTTGTAGCACCCAGAACCCACTACTCCTGGGGAAAAAAATGTTGGGTCCCATCAATACCGGATGAAGTTTTTTAGCACTGGCCGCTAACCAGAGAGTCTGATAAGTTTCATCATTACCTTCAGGAATTTTCAATCCTAATAACACGCCAGATATTGCCGACTTACTCGATTGTTTTAGATTAGGGCCATTAGGATTCATGACGATTAACGAATTATCTGCTTGATCCGATACTTTTTGCAGAAGCAAAACTTTATTTTGCACTAAGGCTATTAGTTTTGAATCATTAATTCTTATAAATTCTCCTAAAAAACTCTCAGACGTTGATACTGTGGTTACCTCAACTATCTTATTATCTGGAACTAAGCTGCTTGGCAGCATCAGATATTTAGTCATCAAATAATTTGTAGCATTTACTTTTTTGATCTTATAGGAAGGACTGTTCCAGACATAATCTCCAAGTATAGCAACATCACGGGTGAATTGAGCAGTGTTGCCAACCCAATTTTCTTCTTTCCTCCCACTCTGCCCGCCGGCACTCAAGTCTTGGAGCACAATCCATTTTCCTTCCAGAGGGCATATATTACTGATTGGCGGAACAATCTTCCCCGCAGTTGTCCAAGACATCTTTGTACATCCACCAAGCAAGAGAAGCAAAAACACCATCAGCAGAAGCTTAAAAAGCTTAAATAGTTTAACCATTCAGGTTCACCCCTTTTGGCAGGGTGACAATAACCTTTGTTCCTTGATTGACAACACTCTCGATTTCTAATTTGCCCCCCATGAGACTGACAATCTCCTCACAAATTGACAACCCAATCCCATTTTTAGAACGAGAGCTCTTCCCTTTATAAAATTTCTCTTTGACCATTGGCAGTTCATCTGCACGGATTCCGCATCCATTGTCAGAAATTGAAATTTCTAATTCTTTTTCCAGAACTTTAGCTTGAAAAGCAATCCATCCTCCCGGGGAATTAAAGTTAAACGCATTATCTATAATATTAATAAACAACTGTTTCAAACGGTTGGCATCTGCCAGTATCCTTGGTAAATTTTCCGGATATTGTACTGTGAAGCAAATATTCTCCCGCACAGCTCTAGGAGTCAACTGTTTATGAATATATTCCATGAGATTTCCCAGATCAATTTCCTCATTCTGCAGTTTGATTCGCCCCGACACAAATTTAGAAAAATCTAGGAGTTCTTCCACCATATGTGTTAAACGTTCACTCTCTTTAGCAATAATACTTAAGCCATCATTGAGAGTTTCTTTCTTCTGAAATTTTTCATTTTGCAGGGTAATCGCCCAGCCCAAAATTGAGGTTAACGGAGTACGAAGTTCATGAGACACGGAAGAAATAAAGTCATTTTTTAACTGTTCCTTCTTAACAATTTCATCAGCCATATAATTCAAGGTGTCTGAAAGCTTGCCAATTTCATCGTCATGAGTTTTATGACTCCGCGCTTGAAAGTTGCCTGCAGCCATTTCTTGAGCAGCTTCAGTCACTTCTTGCAACGGCACTATAATAGTATTCGCTAGGAAGATACTGATTAACCCCACTATAACGATGACAATAATGCCAATAGCAATGAAAATAACCGCCGTATTTTGTATATCTTGATCTACTGCACGTAACGAGCTGATAAATCGCAAGGCACCCACGATTTGATCTTTGGCCTTTAAAGGGTAGGCAACAGCCATAACTTTTTGTCCGCTTAAGGTTCCAATCCATTTCCCGGTTTTACCCGTTAAGGCATCATGTATATCGCTGAAAACAGCCTTCTCAGAAGGAATCGTCCCCTGGGAATCCATAACGATATTGCCGTCTTTGTCAACAATCTCAACCTCTGCATTACTCTGATTCCAGAAGGCATCTACGTTATAAAGGACATTTTCTTTCAGGGAAGTGTCAGAAAAATATTTGGCATATAAATCAGCGGAAATTTTGATCTGATTGGTAAGACTTCCTTCCAAACTACCATAGTAATTGCGCTGAACAGTATAAATAAGAAGCAGTTCCAAAATTAAAACCGTAATAATAATGACCATCATAAAATTGGCCGTGAGTCTTGCTCTTATCCCACTCATCTTAAGACTCCCGCTGCCATCGGTACCCGGACCCCCAGACAGTCTTAATGTACGCAGGCTGTGAAGGATTATCCTCTATTTTCTCCCGCAAACGCCTGATATGCACATCCAGTGTTTTAGTATCACCGAAATAATCTTCTCCCCAGACAGCATTTAGCATCTCGTTGCGCTTAAGCGCCTTCTCTGGGTTTTCCATAAATACTTTTAATAATGAAAATTCTGTAGGAGTCAGTTCAATCTCAATCTCCTGTTTGAAAAATTTGTTAGAAGTGATATCTAAGCACAGTTCACCACAGGTTATAACTTGTTTTGTCTCTTTGGGTATAACCCGCCTTCGAAGTACTGCTTTGATTCGAGCAATTAATTCAAAGGGATTAAATGGTTTCACCATATAATCATCAGCACCAAGTTCCAAGCCTAAAATCTTGTCAGTATCCTGGCCTTTCGCCGTCAGGATAATTACCAATGTTTCCGGTGCAGATACACGAATCTGTTGACAAACTTCCAAGCCGCCAATACCAGGCAGCATGAGATCAAGAACGACAACCTCAGGACAGAAGGTCTTCAGTTTGGGGAGAGCTTCTTCACCGGTAATTGCTTCATCAACCTGATATCCGGCTGCAAATAGGTTAAGTGTAATAAAGCGCCTGATAGATTCTTCATCTTCAACGACTAGTATTTTCGTCTTCTTCTCGTTCATCAGACCACTCCATTTATCAGCTATTGGCAGGTTCTTCTGTTGCCTGCTCTTTTATTGTAAATCAAATTGTTCTCAGTTGGGGATTTATTTTCCACATTGTCATTCTCACATGCTTGTCTTTTTATCTGGTTATTAATACAATACACTTTTTAGTCCCCTTCTTTTTTACAAAGTTCTTAAAAATATTTACGAAATAATTAAGAAAAAAGGAGACGAGCAAACTTTCTTGTTAGCTCGTCTCCTGATCCGTTTAGTACGTTAGTGTTAACTTAGTTCGATAGTGAACTCGTTCAGCTAAAGGCGAATATCGGGGCTTCGGTGACGAAAGTGTCCTGTGGACAGCTTTGCCGAAAACCCCTAGCCGATAACAATATATCTCTATCAGCGTTCCTCACGCGAATAAGGAATTCCCAAGGCGGCCGGAGTCCCTGAACGCCTGGTTTTTGTTTCTCTCGTCGTAATTACCAAAACTATAAACGTAAAAATATAAGGAAGCATCTGCAAAAAATAGGACGGAATCATCACTCCAAGAGCTTGAAGATGTAAGCCCAGTGAAGCGATAACACCAAACAGCCAGGCTCCAAGCAAAGCACGGACAGGATCCCAGACAGCAAAGATAACCAGGGCTACAGCAATCCAGCCTCGGCCTGCCGACATGTTTTCAACCCAGGAAGGAGAATAGGCCAGAGATAGATAGGCTCCCCCGGCACCGGCAAACATGCCTCCTATAATCACTGCCGCATAGCGAACCAGAAAAATATTATGTCCCATGGCATCGACCGCCGACGGATTCTCCCCTGCCGCTCTAAGGAGAAGACCGGCTTTTGTCTTATAAAAGATAAACCAAAGTATAATGACAAGAATTACGCTTAGGTAAACCAGCAGGTCTTGGTTAAAGAGAATTTTGCCGATGATGGGAACTTGAGAAAGTACCGGTACAGCAACGGCCTTGAAGGTAGATGTCGGTGGAATTCCGACGAGCGTTCGACCAAGAAAAGCAGATAAGCCCGTGCCAAAAATCGTTAAAGCTAAGCCGCTCGCCACTTGATTGGCCCGAAAAACAATCGTTATCACCGCATGAATCAGAGCCATAAGTCCACCCGCAATGATTGCCACTAATAAACCCAGCCATTTATTCTGAGCAAACGTCCCTACATAAAAAGCACTTACTGCCCCCACGAGCATCATACCTTCAACACCCAGATTCAAAATGCCGGCCCGCTCAGTGATAACCTCACCCAAAGAAGCATACAAAATCGGAGTGCCGGCAACGACCCCGGAAGCAAGGATGGCGATTAAATAGTTAAGATCCATACCATCATGCCTTCTTTCTTACTAAACGATAATTATTAAACATCTCCCCAGCCAGCACGAAGAATAGAATCGAACCCTGAAACATAGAAACCATACTGGAAGGGAATCCGGAGGTCTGCAAACTATAACCCCCTACCAGCAATCCGCCCATCAAAAAGGATACAAGGAGAATACTAATGGGATTTAGACGCGCCAACAAGGCTATAAGTATGGCCGTATAACCATAACCCGGAGAAATGGTCTGTTGGAGGCGGTGAAGGACGCCTGAAACCTCAGCCATTCCGGCGATTCCCGATATGGCTCCGCTTAAAAACATAACCATTAAAACGTTTTTAATATAACTCATCCCCGCATAATCGGCCGCTTTGCGGCTTGAACCACTGACACGTATCTCATATCCCCATTTGGAATATTTAAGAATGAAAAACAGGACAACCGCGATGATAAGCATCAAGAAAAAAGCAAAACTGATCCGAGTGTTTCCAAAAACAGGAATCGTACCACTTTCCGAAAACTGTTTGGTAAGGGGAAAGTTATTTCCTTTCGGATCCTTCCACGGACCATATACAAGATAGGCAATCCAAAGATAAGCAACATAGTTTAGCAAGAGTGAGCTGATGGTTTCATTAACATTCCAAAAGGCTTTCGGTAAAGCCGGAATTAAGCTCCATAGTCCTCCGCAAATAAACCCTGCGATCAGCATCAAGGGAAGAAGCACTAGTTTAGGCAGAGACGGAAAAAAGAGAGCGAAATAGGTAGCACCGAAAGCTCCCATGTAAAATTGGCCTTCCGCTCCGATATTCCATAATTGCATCCGGAAAGCCAGAGAAACCCCCAGGGAGCATAAGGCAAGGGGAATCATTTCTACAATAGTTTCACTTAAGCCATAGATAGAACCTACCGAAGATTGGAATATTTCGCTATAAAGCTCCAAGGGGTTTTTCCCGGTGATCAGCACAAAAAGACCTGCAAAGATTAAACCCAAGATGATGGAAGTTACAGAGATGACAACCTTCTTTCCCCCTGAACTTGTATTTGTTTTTCTAATCTCCCAATTTCCCATCGTTTTACGCTTCATGAAGATCTACCTTTCTTTTGCCGGCCATCATCAGACCTATTTCTTCACGTGATGTTTCATTCGGCTTAACGACGCCCATGATCTCCCCTTCGTGCATTACCATGATGCGATCCGTCATGGAAAGGATATCTTCCAAGTCTTCCGAAATAAGGAGCACGGTCTTACCTTTTTCACTCTCACCTATCAGCAAACGTCTCACATAATCCGTGGCACCGATGTCAAGACCGCGCATGGGATACACAGCAATAATCAATTTTGGATCAGAATCAATTTCCCGTGCCAAAAGGAGTTTCTGGATATTTCCGCCCGACATCATTTTGACGGGATTGGTCATGCTCGCTAACCTAACATCGAATTTTTTAATTAACTGTTCGCAATCGTTTTTAACTTTATCCCAGGAGATAAAAGCACCGGGATACTTGCGATAGCTTTTAAGGGCTACATTTTCATGAGCGTTGAGATCCGTTACCAGACCGGTAGTCATACGATCCTCCGGTACATAACTGATGCCAAGGTCAATACGCTTTTTGCGGCCTGATTTTGTACAGTCCTTACCGCAGAAAGAGATAGTTCCTTGCTTTGCAGAACGCAGGCCTGCCACCGTTTCCGCCAGTTCTTTCTGCCCGTTACCGTCAACGCCGGCTATACCGAGGATTTCTCCTTTATATATATCCATTGAAATATTTTTCAATTTTAATAAGCCATTGTCCCCTAAGGCTGAAATATTAGCCAACGTCATAAGCTTATCCGTTTTCAAAGACAACGTCTTAGCGGTTGCGGAAGAAATATCTCTGCCAACCATCATTTTAGCAAGTTCTTTTTCAGTGGTATTTTTCGTTTGAACAGTACCAATAGATCTCCCGTCCCGGAGGACAGTGATAGAATCCGTATTTTCCATAACCTCGTTCATTTTATGAGAGATAATGACGATAGATTTGCCGCTTTCGGCCATCTTTTGCAGGGTACTATAGAGCGCCTTGGCTTCCTGTGGTGTCAATACGGCTGTTGGTTCATCGAGAATTAAGAATTTAGCCCCTAAAAGCAATAATTTAATAATTTCTACCCTTTGCTGTTCACCAACGGAAAGCTGCCAAATTTTCGCCTTGGGGTCAATGGAAAGTCCAAAAGCCTCCGATTGCTCAATAATTTGCTTTTGGATCTCTTTAAGATTGTATATTTGTTTCAAACCTTTAATACTCAGCATGATATTTTCAGCCACTGTAAAGGGCTGGACAAGCTTAAAATGCTGATGGACCATACCGATGCCCCTATTGACAGCATCTTTAGGCGAAGAAAATTCAACATTCTTTCCTTCAATATATATTTCGCCCCCATCGGGCCGGTACAACCCCGTCAGTACGCTCATCAGCGTACTTTTCCCCGCTCCATTCTCACCAAGCAGAGCGTGAATTTCACCTTGGTTAACAACTAGAGAAACTTGATCATTTGCCAAGATACCCGGGAACTCTTTCGTAATATTGCGCATTTCCACCATGGGTGTATTCCCCATCGCTCTCACCCTTTCAACATTATCGCAAACCGGCGAGAGACTCGCCGGTTTGCGGATAACATCATCCTTCTGTTATAACCGATTACGATTTGGGAATCGATCCCACAACGCCTTTGACAAACCAGTTGATGGAAAGGAGCATCTCATCTGTGGCTTTATCACCGTCTTTAATCTTTAAGTTGCCGTTTTGATCGTAAACCGGCCCTGTGAAGGGAACAAATTTACCATCGATAATGTCTTGTCGTTTAGCAATGACAGTTGCTTGGAAATCTTTATCGACTTTGGAACTAAAAGGCGTTATATCGATAATACCACCGTCTTTAATTCCGCCAAAGTATTGAGTTGACTTCCAGGTTTTGTTCATAACATCCTTAACAACTTGAACAAAGTATGGGCCCCAATTGGAAACGTCACCTACGAGGATAGAATTAGGGGCAAATTTGGACATATCGGAATCGTGGCCGATTGCCAGCACACCTCTGTCCTGGGCAGTTTGAGCGAAGGATGGGGAGTCAACGTGCATAGCCAGAACGTCAGCACCTGCATCAATCAAACTATTAGCTGCTGTTTTCTCTGTTGCCGGATCATTCCAGGAATTTGTCCAGACTACTTTGACTTGAACTTTTGGGTTTACTGATTGAGCACCGAGAGTGAAAGCATCGATATTACGGATGACTTCAGGGGTACCGAA is a window encoding:
- a CDS encoding response regulator transcription factor; protein product: MNEKKTKILVVEDEESIRRFITLNLFAAGYQVDEAITGEEALPKLKTFCPEVVVLDLMLPGIGGLEVCQQIRVSAPETLVIILTAKGQDTDKILGLELGADDYMVKPFNPFELIARIKAVLRRRVIPKETKQVITCGELCLDITSNKFFKQEIEIELTPTEFSLLKVFMENPEKALKRNEMLNAVWGEDYFGDTKTLDVHIRRLREKIEDNPSQPAYIKTVWGSGYRWQRES
- the mazF gene encoding endoribonuclease MazF translates to MVSQYVPERGDIVWIQLNPQLGHEQQGTRPALVLSAKEYNSKTGMGIFCPITSRVKGFPFEVKLPEKLEIRGVVLADQIKSLDWRSRNASFICKVAEEIMEEVILKLEAIIK
- a CDS encoding ABC transporter permease, yielding MDLNYLIAILASGVVAGTPILYASLGEVITERAGILNLGVEGMMLVGAVSAFYVGTFAQNKWLGLLVAIIAGGLMALIHAVITIVFRANQVASGLALTIFGTGLSAFLGRTLVGIPPTSTFKAVAVPVLSQVPIIGKILFNQDLLVYLSVILVIILWFIFYKTKAGLLLRAAGENPSAVDAMGHNIFLVRYAAVIIGGMFAGAGGAYLSLAYSPSWVENMSAGRGWIAVALVIFAVWDPVRALLGAWLFGVIASLGLHLQALGVMIPSYFLQMLPYIFTFIVLVITTRETKTRRSGTPAALGIPYSREER
- a CDS encoding AbrB/MazE/SpoVT family DNA-binding domain-containing protein → MARKWGNSIGIRIPASMANSIKITDGTPIDVELDGERIIITRKKFDLKELLAQIPDEYEPEEIDWGEPVGEEIW
- a CDS encoding Ku protein, with translation MHTLWKGSISFGLVNVPVKMHTATESQEFKFNYLHKDCQHRIRSIKKCPNCEKEVEMADLVKGFEYEKDRYVILEDEELAALEQPTSRSIEILDFINLSEIDPIYYDKSYYLSPEEAAQKAYRLLCQAMVESGKVALARVTMRSKQHLACLRVFEEGLVLETMHYPQEIRHMDATWGRIVPTETELSMARQLIDNLARPFEPEKYRDEVHEQVAEMIESKITGESFKVESPVKGGQVVDLMEALRASIALTEQEKEKIETNPDVDNQEAASQSEERKPKSTLTPRKRTARRAKGA
- a CDS encoding DUF3786 domain-containing protein; this encodes MVNYSAAQQLALEKFRASSIEEIAHYSGYPRGDNTLFIPFLGEQYTLDYPSAIFKSVDSSSRKELPVPTQILILHYLTNISEDKETGSLISFKELPGGNIYIQPFTHRAIDPLVRSFGVNPDKLQEVVSHLGGNTNGHGDVGMTLRVFPRVPVALILWREDDEFPASGTILFDSSAPSILPTEDYAVLASTVVWRLKEISASL
- a CDS encoding sensor histidine kinase; this translates as MSGIRARLTANFMMVIIITVLILELLLIYTVQRNYYGSLEGSLTNQIKISADLYAKYFSDTSLKENVLYNVDAFWNQSNAEVEIVDKDGNIVMDSQGTIPSEKAVFSDIHDALTGKTGKWIGTLSGQKVMAVAYPLKAKDQIVGALRFISSLRAVDQDIQNTAVIFIAIGIIVIVIVGLISIFLANTIIVPLQEVTEAAQEMAAGNFQARSHKTHDDEIGKLSDTLNYMADEIVKKEQLKNDFISSVSHELRTPLTSILGWAITLQNEKFQKKETLNDGLSIIAKESERLTHMVEELLDFSKFVSGRIKLQNEEIDLGNLMEYIHKQLTPRAVRENICFTVQYPENLPRILADANRLKQLFINIIDNAFNFNSPGGWIAFQAKVLEKELEISISDNGCGIRADELPMVKEKFYKGKSSRSKNGIGLSICEEIVSLMGGKLEIESVVNQGTKVIVTLPKGVNLNG
- a CDS encoding ABC transporter permease, whose amino-acid sequence is MKRKTMGNWEIRKTNTSSGGKKVVISVTSIILGLIFAGLFVLITGKNPLELYSEIFQSSVGSIYGLSETIVEMIPLALCSLGVSLAFRMQLWNIGAEGQFYMGAFGATYFALFFPSLPKLVLLPLMLIAGFICGGLWSLIPALPKAFWNVNETISSLLLNYVAYLWIAYLVYGPWKDPKGNNFPLTKQFSESGTIPVFGNTRISFAFFLMLIIAVVLFFILKYSKWGYEIRVSGSSRKAADYAGMSYIKNVLMVMFLSGAISGIAGMAEVSGVLHRLQQTISPGYGYTAILIALLARLNPISILLVSFLMGGLLVGGYSLQTSGFPSSMVSMFQGSILFFVLAGEMFNNYRLVRKKA
- a CDS encoding protein sspF, yielding MSRRRKSMMSYQLKEQIAQELGFAGTLHQEGFGGVSSRDCGNMVKMAIELAERNLPGNKTTT
- the dprA gene encoding DNA-processing protein DprA, with the protein product MEIDIDKEKLFRAAFRTLKGVGSQHLRLLIACFGSASQAWDAADNDYLKIKPQGQWIIEVLKQRKRIDPWKIGADLREQGIKVIIPLDPHYPPSLLEIPDPPPILYYRGSLDSNSEALAIVGSRRASAYGKSAARMLAHEASAQGITVVSGLARGIDTAAHHGALEGNGITWAFLGCGLDQIYPRENNLLAENILVKGALISEFPPGTPPLAANFPARNRLISGASCGVVVVEAAERSGAMITVDFALEQGRDVFAVPGPIFSPLSRGPHNLLRQGAKIAAGFEDIWNECSFSGKPQESSFNHRQMDLNIIPENDEQRAVLEQLSDIPLHIDQLALQSTLPAASLSLALLELQLQGKVKQLPGQNYVLDHER